A single region of the Novipirellula aureliae genome encodes:
- the secE gene encoding preprotein translocase subunit SecE gives MSRDIAGTNSAPLTSELFHASVYKPNQGRIVRQITCLGIWIIVALGCWSLYATLRSYAEISSYVPAATSLGMLAIGAWVGYRLVNWPQFADFLIAVEAEMNKVTWPSKDELIRASIVVMFTIFFLAVSLFSFDVIWQFIFDFIGVTG, from the coding sequence GTGTCACGAGACATTGCGGGGACCAACAGTGCCCCATTGACCAGCGAATTGTTCCACGCCTCGGTTTACAAACCAAATCAAGGACGAATTGTTCGCCAGATTACCTGCTTGGGTATCTGGATTATTGTTGCTTTGGGCTGCTGGAGCCTCTATGCGACGCTGCGCAGTTACGCCGAAATCAGTTCCTACGTTCCCGCTGCGACCTCATTGGGTATGTTAGCAATTGGAGCTTGGGTCGGTTATCGGCTTGTGAATTGGCCCCAGTTCGCTGACTTTCTAATCGCGGTCGAAGCCGAGATGAATAAGGTGACGTGGCCGAGTAAAGATGAATTGATCCGGGCCTCGATCGTGGTGATGTTCACGATCTTTTTCCTGGCTGTCTCGCTGTTTTCCTTTGACGTCATTTGGCAATTTATATTTGATTTTATTGGCGTCACTGGCTAG
- the nusG gene encoding transcription termination/antitermination protein NusG has translation MNEADSSPNENDQEETLHDESAVVSDSLADTPLDAESLDADDESSTPTPPPPAPAPKIAKPKVDSEDQFEGVMDWYILKVAFNREDSIADALRKRVKMEGMAEFFGEIVVPTEDVATFTRDGKRRVTKRKLLPGYIMVNMIINDDTWFLVRETGGISDFTGSAGKPMPMEPSDIERFVNRPELDDEDDTPIKTAIPFKVGDRVRVKEGNFENQEGDVDAVDEANGRITVIINIFGRSVPMELDHWQVEPL, from the coding sequence GTGAACGAAGCTGATTCGAGTCCAAACGAAAATGATCAAGAAGAAACGTTGCATGATGAGTCTGCAGTCGTTTCTGATTCGCTAGCCGATACGCCGCTCGATGCGGAATCGCTCGACGCGGATGATGAATCGTCGACGCCAACACCTCCGCCTCCGGCGCCAGCACCCAAGATTGCTAAGCCGAAGGTTGATAGCGAAGATCAATTCGAAGGTGTCATGGATTGGTACATTTTGAAGGTGGCTTTCAACCGCGAAGATTCCATCGCTGATGCTCTGAGAAAACGTGTGAAGATGGAAGGGATGGCTGAGTTTTTTGGCGAGATTGTCGTTCCGACCGAAGACGTTGCAACCTTTACACGCGACGGAAAACGACGCGTTACCAAGCGTAAATTGTTGCCCGGCTACATTATGGTCAACATGATCATCAATGACGATACCTGGTTTCTCGTTCGCGAAACTGGCGGAATTAGCGACTTTACTGGCTCAGCCGGTAAGCCGATGCCGATGGAACCGTCAGATATCGAACGGTTCGTGAATCGCCCCGAACTTGACGATGAAGACGACACTCCGATCAAAACCGCGATTCCGTTCAAAGTCGGCGACCGAGTACGGGTCAAAGAAGGAAACTTCGAAAATCAGGAAGGCGATGTCGATGCGGTCGACGAAGCTAACGGTCGAATCACGGTGATCATCAATATCTTCGGTCGTAGCGTCCCAATGGAATTGGATCACTGGCAAGTCGAGCCTTTATAA
- the rplK gene encoding 50S ribosomal protein L11 codes for MAKTVTGVAKFQVPGGQATPAPPVGTSLGKYGVNLGQFVQGFNDRTKEYNGTPIPVIVTIYNDRSFEFVTKSPPAASLLKQAAGIAKGSGVPNRDKVATVSRSQCEEIAQKKMEDLNARSLDHATRMIEGTARSMGIIVEG; via the coding sequence ATGGCAAAAACAGTCACTGGAGTCGCGAAGTTCCAAGTTCCTGGCGGTCAAGCAACCCCGGCACCACCGGTCGGAACATCGCTCGGTAAATACGGTGTGAACCTCGGACAATTCGTCCAAGGCTTCAACGATCGTACGAAAGAGTACAACGGTACTCCCATCCCGGTCATCGTTACGATCTACAACGACCGTAGTTTCGAATTCGTGACCAAAAGTCCACCCGCTGCGTCGCTGCTTAAGCAAGCCGCCGGAATCGCAAAAGGCAGCGGTGTCCCCAACCGTGACAAAGTCGCTACCGTCTCGCGTTCACAGTGCGAAGAAATCGCTCAAAAGAAGATGGAAGACCTGAACGCCCGAAGTCTCGACCATGCGACCCGCATGATCGAGGGAACCGCGCGAAGCATGGGCATCATCGTCGAAGGTTAA
- a CDS encoding alpha-L-arabinofuranosidase C-terminal domain-containing protein, translated as MNTDADKDFRIECAMSGADLGTVSGRILTADAVDSHNTFDQPEAVEPADFDGATVEEGMLKLKLPAKSVVVLELAQK; from the coding sequence ATCAATACCGATGCCGACAAGGACTTTCGTATTGAGTGTGCTATGAGTGGTGCCGATCTGGGCACGGTATCGGGCCGTATCTTGACCGCCGACGCCGTCGATTCCCACAACACGTTTGACCAGCCCGAAGCGGTCGAGCCAGCCGATTTCGATGGAGCGACGGTTGAAGAAGGGATGCTGAAGTTAAAGCTGCCAGCGAAATCGGTCGTGGTTCTTGAGTTGGCGCAGAAGTAG
- a CDS encoding dockerin type I domain-containing protein, whose product MPFKTIVSDTSHDKLKTKAKASRRAKRRRRFGRFETLEPRLPLSASSIDGRAFVDVGPSDNVALDQPRVTVQFLTEEPAPNTEPAGNTIVGPNTLNSWLLDTGANTTLVFQSAVDDMTGSEPTYETVGKFEELGVGGSSLFDISESYVFDFAGASGQRNRILDTHVISNPDKDVSIFGPYGIVGMPAMTERVTTVDFTPWTTVVGTNLFLGTDFHEAVPEPAGERYTVRVDNRVEFFPDDAVVEGDAVPAWADLPFLTAEIKSNDLTTQGNFLFDTGAQVSILSNQLAFDVGLDTNGDGVLDQNDAGYARSETISGISGSTSVPVFLIDEVHVPTTQGPDLVWTDLQWLILDIHPDIEGIFGFDNMTSGWVEGLFQDGQSGYIMQSHFDFRGWEATGQGELHFDLNPEYATLVDPNGPGASVVESGGVTIVSETGVDDTYQIRLTEPPLADVTVSFTGHAGQVDAVDANNLANHFVVFTTQNWNIPQTVRVRAIDDSDAESYRRSFIRQSSTSTDPNYDGVGMPRISVGVIDDDYAGVMLIPSDGDTTVYEAGSTDYYDVVLTTAPTESVSIQIEQTGGQITAVSETTGSDTLIFGPGNWSQPQRVRVTAVDDLIAQGDHFAYLSHKINTTDLSYAEAFLLQEKVTIVDNDSLESSVMGRWVAYGGTTADYGEDAIDTSKTALRTPGTLASMANYTNYMKGLNRVMIDIANLPTGTLNNVSDFEFRVGNTEDPSDWDLLSGDALPTILPAVDLGDDVSRVTLSWADDVAIKNRWLQVTVNPTDDTGLAVADVFYFGNQGADVDGSVSINGTVTVNVFDSLDIRFNQSPRTNSVGINHAWSVYDIDRSGSVNVFDMLDARFNQMPSGGLRLITLPLAPPSQETPSLAMIQQNQLNPLDVNDDGIVSALDALIGINYLNQPQASTGVQSVAAGESVTQRFHDVNGDGQITALDSLIVINHLGRTSTAEPEPNGAWMQVMILETDDPFDWTSEQDELNESALDLILQQWGNS is encoded by the coding sequence ATGCCCTTCAAAACAATTGTTTCCGATACGTCGCACGACAAATTAAAAACAAAAGCGAAGGCATCTCGGCGGGCGAAGCGACGAAGGCGGTTTGGGCGGTTTGAAACCTTGGAGCCGCGATTACCTCTTTCCGCCAGCTCGATCGATGGGCGAGCGTTTGTCGATGTCGGTCCATCCGACAATGTTGCCTTGGACCAACCTCGCGTCACCGTGCAATTTTTGACCGAAGAACCTGCTCCGAATACCGAACCGGCGGGGAATACCATCGTCGGTCCCAATACCCTCAATTCTTGGCTCTTGGACACCGGAGCCAACACGACGTTGGTTTTTCAGTCCGCAGTCGACGATATGACCGGTAGCGAGCCAACGTATGAAACCGTGGGAAAATTCGAAGAACTCGGCGTGGGTGGGTCAAGTCTTTTTGATATTTCGGAATCCTATGTTTTCGATTTCGCAGGTGCCAGCGGTCAACGCAATCGAATTCTCGACACGCATGTTATTTCGAATCCGGACAAGGATGTCAGTATCTTTGGTCCTTATGGAATCGTCGGAATGCCAGCGATGACGGAACGGGTCACCACGGTGGACTTTACGCCTTGGACGACCGTCGTCGGAACCAATCTATTTCTGGGAACCGATTTTCACGAAGCGGTTCCCGAGCCGGCTGGTGAGCGGTACACGGTCCGTGTGGACAATCGGGTCGAGTTTTTTCCCGATGACGCGGTGGTCGAAGGTGATGCGGTTCCCGCCTGGGCCGATCTACCGTTCTTGACTGCTGAAATCAAGTCCAATGATTTGACCACCCAAGGTAATTTCCTGTTCGACACCGGAGCTCAGGTTAGCATCCTTAGCAATCAATTGGCATTCGATGTCGGACTTGATACCAATGGCGACGGTGTGCTCGATCAGAATGACGCGGGCTATGCTCGCTCCGAGACGATCAGTGGAATCAGTGGTTCGACAAGCGTGCCGGTCTTCTTGATCGATGAGGTCCACGTCCCGACCACACAAGGTCCCGATTTGGTTTGGACCGATTTGCAGTGGTTGATTTTGGATATCCATCCTGACATCGAAGGGATCTTTGGTTTCGATAACATGACCAGTGGTTGGGTCGAAGGACTTTTCCAGGATGGCCAATCAGGCTACATCATGCAATCGCATTTTGACTTTCGTGGTTGGGAAGCGACGGGTCAAGGCGAACTCCATTTCGACCTGAATCCCGAGTACGCAACGCTTGTCGACCCCAACGGCCCTGGCGCCTCGGTCGTCGAAAGTGGCGGTGTGACCATCGTTAGCGAAACGGGTGTCGATGACACCTATCAGATTCGTCTGACCGAGCCGCCGCTAGCCGATGTGACGGTTTCCTTCACAGGGCACGCCGGTCAAGTCGATGCCGTCGATGCAAACAATCTGGCGAACCACTTTGTCGTATTCACGACTCAAAATTGGAACATCCCACAAACGGTTCGGGTCCGAGCCATTGATGATTCTGATGCAGAGAGTTACCGGCGATCCTTTATTCGCCAAAGCAGCACCAGCACCGATCCGAACTACGATGGTGTCGGCATGCCGCGAATCTCGGTTGGCGTCATTGACGACGATTACGCAGGCGTGATGTTGATCCCCTCCGATGGTGACACCACCGTTTACGAAGCGGGTTCGACGGACTATTACGATGTTGTCTTAACGACGGCTCCGACGGAGAGCGTTTCGATTCAGATCGAACAGACGGGTGGCCAAATCACAGCCGTCAGCGAAACAACCGGCTCAGATACGCTGATATTTGGGCCTGGAAATTGGTCGCAGCCACAACGAGTTCGTGTCACTGCGGTGGACGATTTGATCGCCCAGGGTGATCACTTTGCTTATCTCAGTCATAAGATAAACACAACCGATTTGTCCTATGCAGAAGCGTTCTTATTGCAAGAGAAAGTAACGATCGTCGACAACGATTCGCTCGAGTCGAGTGTGATGGGTCGCTGGGTAGCCTACGGCGGCACGACGGCGGATTACGGTGAGGACGCGATCGATACGAGCAAAACGGCGTTGCGGACTCCAGGAACGCTGGCGTCAATGGCCAACTATACAAATTACATGAAGGGTTTGAACCGTGTGATGATCGACATTGCCAACCTCCCAACAGGCACCCTCAACAATGTAAGCGATTTTGAGTTTCGCGTGGGCAATACGGAGGATCCCAGCGACTGGGACCTGCTCAGCGGAGACGCGTTACCAACGATCTTACCAGCAGTGGATCTCGGTGACGACGTTTCACGGGTGACATTGTCTTGGGCTGACGATGTTGCGATCAAGAATCGTTGGTTGCAAGTGACGGTGAACCCCACGGACGATACCGGATTGGCCGTCGCCGATGTGTTCTATTTTGGCAACCAAGGTGCGGACGTCGACGGCTCCGTTTCGATAAACGGAACGGTGACGGTCAATGTCTTCGACAGCCTCGACATCCGCTTCAACCAAAGTCCGAGAACCAACAGTGTCGGCATAAACCATGCCTGGAGTGTGTATGACATCGATCGCAGTGGATCGGTCAACGTGTTTGACATGCTCGATGCAAGATTTAATCAGATGCCATCGGGTGGTCTACGGCTGATTACCCTCCCGCTCGCCCCACCTTCGCAGGAGACTCCGTCACTAGCGATGATCCAACAAAACCAATTGAATCCACTCGATGTCAACGATGATGGCATTGTCAGCGCCTTGGACGCTTTGATTGGAATCAATTATCTGAATCAGCCGCAAGCATCGACCGGCGTGCAGAGTGTTGCAGCAGGCGAATCCGTGACTCAACGTTTTCACGATGTAAACGGTGACGGCCAAATCACGGCTCTCGACAGCCTAATCGTGATCAATCATTTAGGACGCACCTCGACTGCGGAACCTGAGCCAAACGGCGCATGGATGCAAGTCATGATCTTGGAGACCGACGACCCGTTCGATTGGACCAGCGAGCAAGACGAACTCAACGAATCCGCCTTAGACTTGATCCTTCAGCAATGGGGAAACTCCTAA
- a CDS encoding ABC transporter permease, which translates to MYRWLLCFRYLRTRYIALASIISVTLGVATLIVVNSVMAGFSAEMHDRLHGLASDILIECHLSGGMPDPEHHLREIEAVCGDKIAGSSVSVHVPSMLGIEFNGQQIARHVNLVGIDSETYDNVSQFGQFLMHPENKERVSFDLREDGFAPDRDGFPASGWSYRRARANYERALEVERARVETLNAKRLAEFDRQKRIQNGEPAETPKATPDATNTASSGPTISPFFSPEMMEGTDGDAPKEFDPAVDQYPGIILGISTCTTKQRDAENVVRDYYYAKPGDDVRMMFPNASDNAKVINQKFTVVDLYESGMSEYDSTFAFVRLDQLQDFRGMIDPQTGIRSVTTIQLKLIEGADLNEVRDELRRRFPAEIYAYNIQTWKDMQGPLLSAVQLETTILNILLFLIIAVAGFGILATFFMIVVEKTRDIGTLKALGASGRGVMSIFLSYGLLLGIVGSGAGLIGGLLFVQNINKIARVIEMITGQEVFDPTVYYFTEIPTIIHPFTLVWVMAGAVTIAAMASVLPALRAARMHPVRALRFE; encoded by the coding sequence ATGTATCGTTGGTTGCTCTGTTTCCGCTATTTGCGGACTCGCTATATCGCTTTGGCATCGATTATTAGCGTCACGCTCGGTGTTGCGACTTTGATTGTCGTCAACAGTGTGATGGCTGGTTTTTCAGCCGAAATGCATGATCGGTTGCACGGCTTGGCCTCCGACATTTTGATCGAATGCCACCTCAGTGGCGGAATGCCCGATCCAGAGCATCACCTCCGCGAAATCGAAGCGGTTTGTGGTGACAAGATTGCGGGCTCTTCGGTCAGCGTCCATGTGCCGAGTATGTTGGGGATTGAATTCAATGGCCAGCAAATCGCTCGTCACGTCAACTTGGTCGGCATTGACTCCGAAACCTACGACAACGTTAGCCAATTCGGACAGTTCTTAATGCACCCCGAAAACAAGGAACGTGTCAGCTTCGATTTGCGAGAAGACGGCTTTGCGCCCGATCGCGATGGTTTTCCCGCATCGGGGTGGAGCTATCGACGGGCTCGTGCAAATTACGAGAGAGCGCTCGAAGTTGAACGGGCACGAGTCGAAACGCTCAATGCCAAACGACTAGCCGAATTCGATCGGCAGAAGCGAATTCAAAATGGCGAGCCAGCGGAGACACCCAAAGCGACACCCGATGCGACGAATACCGCCAGCAGCGGGCCGACGATCTCGCCTTTCTTTTCACCCGAGATGATGGAAGGCACCGACGGCGACGCGCCCAAAGAATTCGATCCGGCCGTCGATCAATACCCTGGGATCATTCTCGGCATCTCCACTTGCACGACGAAGCAACGGGACGCCGAAAATGTGGTGCGTGATTACTACTACGCCAAACCAGGCGACGACGTGCGGATGATGTTTCCCAATGCGTCGGATAACGCCAAGGTCATCAATCAAAAATTCACCGTCGTCGATCTGTACGAATCGGGCATGAGTGAATACGACAGCACGTTTGCTTTTGTCCGACTTGATCAATTGCAAGATTTCCGCGGCATGATCGATCCCCAAACGGGCATCCGCAGCGTCACGACGATCCAACTGAAACTGATCGAAGGAGCGGACTTGAACGAAGTTCGCGATGAGCTTCGCCGACGATTTCCAGCGGAGATCTATGCCTACAACATTCAAACCTGGAAAGATATGCAGGGACCACTGCTGTCAGCGGTCCAACTCGAAACGACGATTTTGAACATCTTGTTGTTTCTGATCATTGCCGTCGCAGGTTTTGGGATTCTTGCCACCTTCTTTATGATCGTCGTTGAAAAAACACGCGACATCGGAACACTCAAAGCACTTGGGGCCTCGGGCCGAGGTGTGATGAGTATCTTCCTCAGCTATGGTTTACTGCTTGGCATCGTCGGCAGCGGTGCGGGCCTGATCGGCGGGCTGTTGTTCGTGCAAAACATCAACAAGATCGCTCGAGTGATCGAAATGATCACCGGTCAAGAAGTCTTTGATCCAACGGTTTATTACTTTACCGAAATTCCCACCATCATCCATCCATTTACCTTGGTATGGGTGATGGCCGGTGCGGTCACGATTGCGGCGATGGCGAGTGTCTTACCAGCACTGCGTGCTGCACGCATGCATCCGGTCCGTGCATTGAGGTTTGAATAG
- a CDS encoding ABC transporter ATP-binding protein yields MKATKKMNSEFVLRACNVYKSYHKDKIEVPVLRGVDVDITAGKVNALVGRSGSGKSTLMHLLATLDQPDSGEIHFCGKRIDNAPRAKRDAYRNQDIGIIFQFYHLLPELSAIENVLAPMMIGQSLWNYFRNRKDAKRRAEAMLDRVGLLHRATHRPAEMSGGEMQRAAIARALMTDPSLLLADEPTGNLDTETGESILELLVGLSRDENLTIVMITHDDSIADNADVCYRMQDGLLETNGKVVRAA; encoded by the coding sequence ATGAAAGCGACTAAGAAAATGAACTCTGAATTTGTTCTTCGGGCATGCAACGTCTACAAGAGCTACCACAAGGACAAGATTGAAGTTCCGGTGTTGCGCGGCGTTGATGTCGATATCACTGCAGGCAAAGTGAATGCGTTGGTTGGACGATCGGGCAGCGGCAAAAGTACTTTGATGCACCTGTTGGCCACACTCGATCAGCCCGATTCGGGCGAGATCCATTTTTGTGGCAAGCGGATCGACAATGCACCACGCGCGAAGCGAGATGCGTATCGAAACCAAGATATCGGCATCATTTTCCAGTTCTATCATTTGTTGCCCGAGTTATCGGCCATCGAGAATGTCCTGGCACCGATGATGATCGGGCAAAGTTTGTGGAACTACTTTCGCAATCGCAAAGATGCCAAGCGACGCGCCGAAGCGATGCTCGATCGAGTTGGCTTGTTACACCGTGCGACTCATCGACCGGCCGAGATGAGCGGCGGAGAAATGCAGCGGGCAGCGATCGCGAGAGCTTTGATGACTGACCCCTCGCTACTACTCGCCGACGAACCGACCGGTAACCTCGATACCGAAACAGGCGAATCGATCCTCGAGTTACTCGTCGGGCTTAGTCGCGATGAGAATCTGACCATCGTGATGATTACGCACGACGATTCGATCGCCGATAACGCCGATGTCTGCTACCGCATGCAAGACGGACTCCTCGAGACAAACGGCAAAGTCGTACGAGCGGCCTAG
- a CDS encoding GxxExxY protein, protein MTERLNAVTQVVVELKAKSAIHPIDKAQTLSHFRLTGLQVGLLINFHEVKWVDGLKSLSGGADKIASLIPMVFEDASNSSKPSSLTSRPPKLRAFVPL, encoded by the coding sequence TTGACTGAACGTCTTAATGCGGTCACGCAAGTTGTCGTTGAGCTTAAGGCAAAGTCTGCTATCCATCCGATCGACAAAGCGCAAACGCTCTCCCATTTTAGATTGACGGGTCTGCAAGTTGGGCTGCTGATCAATTTCCATGAAGTGAAGTGGGTCGACGGTCTCAAGTCGCTTTCCGGCGGTGCCGACAAGATCGCCAGCCTGATCCCCATGGTCTTCGAGGACGCTAGCAACTCCTCGAAGCCGTCGTCGCTAACGTCACGACCGCCTAAACTCCGTGCCTTCGTGCCTCTGTGA
- a CDS encoding rhomboid family intramembrane serine protease — protein sequence MLFLPYGTDAPLYHWPIATGTIIFANVAIFFATTAQVLFGNMEIESVEFLILQFNQINPFQWISNAFMHGGFMHLLGNMFFLWAFGIVVEGKIGTAMFTGLYFLIAAMDGAAVQVPMFLLSGEGAALGASGVIFGLMVIAMLWAPENEVDCFYMIFFTFGTAEIRIIALGATFVFMQVAFLFLGGFSMSSEMLHMIGAAIGLPIGVLMLRQGLVDCEGWDVISRNPFLQEYELLCSEKQRRRILRQTESTDDPMSAALRTSSTAAVQTPTVVASKTAAAIPVVPAVKAKTQSRMPNLFSRKRAGVAAQQPAPNVSAHPDFNRLAFTLRQSIQTETMATAEQAFARIEQLKLSSAISDRTLFAYASLLGKRKRWLEAIHPLTIIANHNRELADPSRIRISQIQLTVMKKPELAIQTLLQIKDSENQTAALIKKRDQLLASARK from the coding sequence ATGTTGTTCCTTCCTTACGGCACCGATGCACCGCTTTATCATTGGCCGATCGCTACCGGGACGATCATCTTTGCCAATGTCGCGATTTTCTTTGCCACGACGGCGCAGGTCCTGTTTGGAAATATGGAGATCGAGTCGGTCGAGTTCTTGATCCTTCAATTCAACCAAATCAATCCGTTTCAATGGATCAGTAATGCATTCATGCATGGCGGTTTCATGCACTTGCTTGGCAACATGTTTTTTCTGTGGGCGTTCGGGATCGTGGTCGAGGGCAAGATCGGCACAGCCATGTTCACGGGATTGTACTTTCTAATCGCTGCCATGGATGGGGCTGCTGTACAAGTTCCAATGTTTTTGCTGAGCGGCGAAGGAGCTGCGTTGGGAGCGTCGGGAGTGATCTTTGGGTTGATGGTGATCGCGATGTTGTGGGCACCCGAGAATGAAGTCGATTGCTTCTATATGATCTTCTTCACCTTCGGTACAGCCGAAATCCGCATCATCGCACTCGGTGCGACCTTTGTCTTTATGCAGGTCGCTTTTCTGTTTCTTGGCGGATTCTCGATGTCTTCCGAAATGCTACACATGATTGGTGCTGCGATAGGGCTGCCGATTGGCGTGCTTATGCTTCGTCAAGGCTTGGTGGACTGTGAAGGATGGGATGTGATATCACGGAATCCGTTCTTGCAAGAGTACGAGTTGCTTTGTAGTGAGAAGCAACGCCGACGAATACTCCGTCAAACCGAGAGCACCGATGACCCCATGTCGGCAGCCCTTCGTACCTCAAGCACTGCAGCGGTACAGACACCTACGGTAGTGGCGTCAAAAACGGCGGCGGCCATCCCTGTGGTCCCAGCTGTCAAAGCCAAAACGCAATCGCGAATGCCCAATCTTTTTTCAAGAAAGAGGGCTGGGGTCGCGGCGCAGCAACCCGCTCCCAACGTGTCGGCACATCCCGATTTCAATCGCTTGGCGTTTACGCTGCGTCAATCGATCCAAACGGAAACGATGGCAACGGCCGAGCAAGCGTTCGCCCGAATCGAACAACTGAAACTCTCTTCCGCGATATCCGACCGTACGTTGTTCGCGTATGCTTCCTTGCTAGGCAAGCGAAAACGTTGGCTCGAAGCGATTCATCCACTGACGATCATTGCCAACCACAACAGAGAATTAGCGGATCCATCCCGAATTCGAATCTCGCAAATCCAATTAACCGTTATGAAGAAACCGGAACTCGCCATACAGACCTTACTACAGATCAAAGATTCCGAAAACCAAACGGCGGCGCTGATCAAAAAGCGAGACCAATTGCTCGCATCCGCAAGGAAGTAG